Part of the Candidatus Sulfotelmatobacter sp. genome, CTATTCCGAGATCCGCGCCACCGAGCAGGTGGGCGCGATCCTCGACAAGCTCGACCTGTCGGGCTCGGCGGACTCCGAAGAGGACGTCGACCTCGCCACCCTCCGCCAGCAGGTGGAAGACGCGCCGGTCGTCCGGCTCGTCAACCTGATGCTGGCCGAGGCGATCGACGCGCGCGCCAGCGACATCCATGTCGAGTCGCTGCGCGAGCGGATCGTGGTGCGCTTCCGCATCGACGGCGTGCTGCACGAGGTGATGAAGCCGCCCAAACATCTCCAAATGGCGATCGTCTCGCGCATCAAGGTGCTGGCCGATCTCGACATCGCGATCCGCCTGCTGCCGCAGGACGGCCGGCTCACCGTGCACCTGCCCGATCGCGAGGTGGACATCCGCGTCTCGACCCTGCCGACCTCGTTCGGCGAGAAGGTCGTGCTGCGACTCTTCGACAAGCAGGCGTTCGCGCGCGAGATCCTGAACCTCGGCCTCGACGGCCCGGGACTCTCGTCGTTCCAGCGCGCCATTCGCCAGCCCTACGGCATGCTGCTGGTGTCGGGCCCGACCGGGAGCGGCAAGACCACCACGCTCTATTCGGCGCTCAACGAGATCAAGTCGGCGCAGCGCAATCTGGTGACGGTCGAAGATCCGATCGAGTATCACATCGAAGGCGTGAATCAGGTCCACGCCAATCACAAGGTCGGCATGTCGTTCGCACGCGCGCTGCGCTCGATCCTGCGCCAGGATCCCGACGTGATCATGGTCGGCGAGATCCGCGACTCCGAGACCGCCGATATCGCGGTGAAGAGCGCGCTCACCGGCCACCTGGTGTTGTCCACCGTGCACGCCAACGACGCGCCGGGCACCGTGACGCGTCTGGTGGATATGGGCGTGCCGCGCTACCTGGTGGGCTCGGCGGTGGTGCTGGTGATGGCGCAGCGTCTGGTGCGGCGCGTGTGCGAGCGCTGCAAGGAGACCTATCTCGCCGAGCCCGAGCACGTCGCCGCGCTGGGCGAAGACGGCACCGCGCTGATCGGCCGACGCCTCGCGCGCGGCCGGGGTTGTCTGTTGTGCAAGCAGACCGGCTACAGCGGGCGCATCGCGGTGTTCGAGGTGCTCGAGATCGCGAAGGGCATCCGCCGGCTGGTGCTGGACGGCAGCAACGAGGACCAGATCAAGGCCGCGGCGGTTGGCGAAGGGCTGATGACGCTGCGCAAGAGCGGCATCAAGAAGATCCTCGACGGCTTGACCACGGTGGATGAAGTGCGCGCCGTGACGCTGGCGGATCACGTCTGATGCCGAGCTACTTCTACAAGGCCCGCGACGTCGCCGGGCGGGCCCACGAGGGCGTCGAGGTCGCCGGCTCCGAGGATGAGGTCCTGCGCATCCTCGAGAACTCGAAGCTGACGCCGGTGCTGATCGAGGCACGCATGCCGGGCGCTGCCCGCACCGCGGGCAGCCTGCTGCTGCATCAATTCTCCGACGCGCTCGACCGCTGGCGCCACGCGATACCGCCGGCGTCGGTGGCGCTGTTCGCGCGCCAGCTCGCCACCATGATCGGCGCCGGGCTGCCGCTGGTGCGCTCGCTGCGCTCGATCGCGCGCGACCATCACGATCGCAAGCTGGCCTCGATCCTCGAACTGGTGGCGGACGACGTACAGAAGGGCGAGTCGCTGTCCTCGGCGCTCGGCAAGCACCCGGTGGCGTTCGACGAGGTGTTCGTGAGCCTGGTGCACACCGGCGAGATCAGCGGCACGCTCGACAAGATCATGGAGCAGACCGCCGGCTACCTCGAGCGGGCCGAGGGGCTGCGCCTCAAGGTCGAGGCCGCGCTTCGCTACCCGAGCTTCGTGGTCACGTTCGCGGCGCTGGTGTTGCTCGCCATGGTGCTCAAGATCATTCCGATGTTCGCCACCATCTACGATCGTTTCCGGGTGCCGCTGCCGCTGCCCACGCGGATCCTGCTGACCATCAGCAAGGCGGTGGTCGGGAATTTCGCCATATTTTGCGTTATCGTTGTGGTGGCCGGATTGGTCGCCTGGTCGTGGTCCCAGACCGACAACGGCCGCTACTGGATCGACCGGGGGAAGTTCGCGATGCCCACCTTCGGCCGGCTGGTGCGGATGTATGCTATTACCAAGTTCGCCCGGACGCTGAGCATCCTGACCGCGAGCGGCACCCAGATTCTCTACGCGCTCAAGGTCATGAAGCCGGTGCCCGGGAACAAGGTGCTGGAACGCGGGATCGACGAGGTTCGCGCCCGGGTCGAGCAGGGTGTTTCGCTCGCGCGGGCGATGGGTGAGACCGAAGTCTTTCCCGAGATGCTGGTGCAAATGACCGCGACCGGCGAGGAGACCGGCCAGCTCGAGACGATGCTGGCGCGCACCGCCGACTTCTACGAGCAGCGGGTGACCGCGGCCGTGGATGGGCTGAGCGCTCTGGTCGAGCCGATTGCGATCGTGGTGCTGGGCGGCATGGTCGGAATCATCCTTCTGGCCCTCTACCTGCCCATCTTCAACCTCGGTCAGGCCATGCGGTCCGGCCTGCTGGGGCATTGAGACGACTCGCCGAGAGGAGAATGAATCCGATGAGGAAGTTCAGAAACGAACGCGGCTTCACGCTGATGGAGCTGATGGTGGTGATCGTCATCGTCGCGATTCTGGCGGCGGTCGCGGTGCCGCTCTACATCAACTACGTGAAGGACGCGCAGCGCACCGAGGCCAAGGGCGCGATTGGGGCGATCTTTACCGCCAATCAGGCCTACTTCCAGAAGTCGGGTTCGTTCGGCGCGCCGACCTATGCCCCGGCGCTCGACACCCTCAAGACTCAGGGGTTGCTCGATCTGACCGAGGTGGACGCCAAGTGGACATTCAACTACAACCTCGCCAGCGCCGACTCCTACACGGTGACCGCCACCAACCGGGCGGACGGCACGCTGCAGGTCGCTGCAACCTACGGCAGGTCGAGCGGCGGAAGCTTCGCGCCCTGATCTCGGTCGAGGCGCGGTCTTGAGAAGATCGGAAGTCCGGGCGACCGCATCACGCACTCCTCGGCGTGGTGCGGTTCGCGTCTGGGACAATGAGCGCGGCCTCGGCTTGTTCGAGGTCATCGCGGGAACCGTGGTCGCCACGCTCGCCGTGCTCGGCCTCGCCTACACGTTCGGTGTCGGCCGCGGCCTGATCGATCGCTACGAGGTCGCGCGCTGCGCGATCGGTGAGGCGCAGCATGTGGTCGATTCCCTGAGCCTCGTGCGTCCGGCGAATCTCGCCGCCGGCAGCCGACCATTCGAGGTGGCGGGCGTGACCGCGGGTGCGACGCACTGGACGGTGACGCCGGTGGACGACCCGCTCGACGGCACGGCGGCTTCGACTCCTCCCGATCCCAGTCCGGTTGATCTTTACAAACTGACGATCGAGGTCGATTGGGGCACCGGCGTCATGGCCGACCGCCTGCAGATCTCGCGATTCGTGGCGGCGCAATGAACTCCCGCCCGAGAATCGGCAACATCCTCGGCGAGCGTGGCATCACGCTGGTCGAAGTCACCGTGGTCGGCGTGCTGGCCGCGATCGTGATGCTGGCGCTGACCGGCTTCTACGTGAACTCGCAGGGCACCTGGATCGACTCGTCGTCGCAGGCGGTGACGCAGCGCGAGGCCAGCCTGGTGCTCGAGACCCTGACCGACAGCATCCACGTGGCCTCGAGCGCGATCGTGACCACCGGAACCCTGATACTCAACAACGCCGACGGCATCGAGCGGTCGCGTTTCTGGCTCGAGCCGTCGGACCAGCGCGTCCACGTCGGCGGCGGCAATCCGTCGGTGGATCAGGGCCCGCTCGAGACTTCGCGCGCCACTCAGTTCGTGGTCGCCGCCAACGACAGCATGG contains:
- a CDS encoding type II secretion system F family protein yields the protein MPSYFYKARDVAGRAHEGVEVAGSEDEVLRILENSKLTPVLIEARMPGAARTAGSLLLHQFSDALDRWRHAIPPASVALFARQLATMIGAGLPLVRSLRSIARDHHDRKLASILELVADDVQKGESLSSALGKHPVAFDEVFVSLVHTGEISGTLDKIMEQTAGYLERAEGLRLKVEAALRYPSFVVTFAALVLLAMVLKIIPMFATIYDRFRVPLPLPTRILLTISKAVVGNFAIFCVIVVVAGLVAWSWSQTDNGRYWIDRGKFAMPTFGRLVRMYAITKFARTLSILTASGTQILYALKVMKPVPGNKVLERGIDEVRARVEQGVSLARAMGETEVFPEMLVQMTATGEETGQLETMLARTADFYEQRVTAAVDGLSALVEPIAIVVLGGMVGIILLALYLPIFNLGQAMRSGLLGH
- a CDS encoding ATPase, T2SS/T4P/T4SS family: MATAYRLSTRRFGELLLDKGLLTADQLNDALKRREDPRERLGQTLVRLGMLSECEVVKLLGQQFGLQVAEADTLSKADPTAVQLVPEHLARQANLLALRRTGDTLEVVVGDPLDVVSLDHLKALTGCTLKVWIAPPSEVREAIDEFYSEIRATEQVGAILDKLDLSGSADSEEDVDLATLRQQVEDAPVVRLVNLMLAEAIDARASDIHVESLRERIVVRFRIDGVLHEVMKPPKHLQMAIVSRIKVLADLDIAIRLLPQDGRLTVHLPDREVDIRVSTLPTSFGEKVVLRLFDKQAFAREILNLGLDGPGLSSFQRAIRQPYGMLLVSGPTGSGKTTTLYSALNEIKSAQRNLVTVEDPIEYHIEGVNQVHANHKVGMSFARALRSILRQDPDVIMVGEIRDSETADIAVKSALTGHLVLSTVHANDAPGTVTRLVDMGVPRYLVGSAVVLVMAQRLVRRVCERCKETYLAEPEHVAALGEDGTALIGRRLARGRGCLLCKQTGYSGRIAVFEVLEIAKGIRRLVLDGSNEDQIKAAAVGEGLMTLRKSGIKKILDGLTTVDEVRAVTLADHV
- a CDS encoding prepilin-type N-terminal cleavage/methylation domain-containing protein, whose translation is MRKFRNERGFTLMELMVVIVIVAILAAVAVPLYINYVKDAQRTEAKGAIGAIFTANQAYFQKSGSFGAPTYAPALDTLKTQGLLDLTEVDAKWTFNYNLASADSYTVTATNRADGTLQVAATYGRSSGGSFAP